Proteins encoded within one genomic window of Hevea brasiliensis isolate MT/VB/25A 57/8 chromosome 8, ASM3005281v1, whole genome shotgun sequence:
- the LOC110648910 gene encoding GCN5-related N-acetyltransferase 8: protein MAAAAPPPPPSPAPEAPTGLPDSDSVPVGHPLFSRIRLATPADVPCIHKMIHQMAVFERLAHHCIATESSLSATLFNNPPFQSFTVFLLEVSPNPLPKIAFPKFTPIERIIQLDLPVIDPEAELFKSGTNDVVVAGFVLFFPNYSTFLAKPGLYVEDLFVRECYRRKGMGKMLLSAVAAQAVKMGYGRVEWTVLDWNVNAIKFYEEMGAKVLTDWRICRLTGEALEAYRDAI from the coding sequence ATGGCAGCAGCTGCTCCCCCGCCTCCTCCATCCCCTGCCCCGGAGGCTCCCACCGGCCTCCCTGACTCTGACTCCGTCCCAGTTGGCCACCCTCTCTTCTCCAGGATCCGCCTCGCAACCCCCGCCGATGTCCCTTGCATTCACAAAATGATCCACCAAATGGCTGTCTTCGAGCGCCTCGCTCATCACTGCATCGCCACCGAATCCTCCCTCTCCGCCACCCTCTTCAACAACCCGCCTTTCCAATCATTTACCGTCTTCCTCCTGGAGGTTTCCCCCAACCCTCTTCCCAAAATCGCCTTCCCAAAGTTCACACCCATTGAGCGTATCATCCAGCTCGACCTTCCTGTCATCGACCCAGAAGCCGAATTATTCAAGAGTGGAACTAATGACGTAGTGGTAGCTGGGTTCGTCCTCTTCTTCCCTAACTATTCGACGTTCCTAGCGAAGCCAGGCTTGTACGTGGAGGATCTGTTCGTGAGGGAGTGTTACAGAAGGAAAGGAATGGGGAAGATGCTGCTATCGGCGGTGGCTGCTCAGGCCGTGAAAATGGGATATGGGAGAGTGGAGTGGACGGTGCTGGATTGGAATGTAAATGCTATTAAGTTTTATGAAGAGATGGGTGCGAAGGTTTTGACAGATTGGAGGATTTGCAGGTTGACTGGTGAAGCTCTTGAGGCTTATCGTGATGCCATTTGA